The following are encoded together in the Gordonia insulae genome:
- the dtd gene encoding D-aminoacyl-tRNA deacylase yields MRAVVQRVTEAAVVVDGETVGELDLTDGRHGLVALIGVTHDDTPELAAKLADKIWRLRILDGDGGRECSPADTDAPILVISQFTLYANTTKGRRPSWNAAAPGPVAEPLVDAVVAALRQAGATVATGRFGAHMRVRLVNDGPVTVILDV; encoded by the coding sequence ATGCGTGCAGTCGTCCAACGCGTCACCGAGGCCGCCGTCGTCGTCGACGGGGAGACGGTCGGCGAACTCGACCTCACCGACGGCCGGCACGGACTCGTCGCCCTGATCGGGGTCACCCATGACGACACCCCCGAGCTCGCCGCGAAGCTCGCCGACAAGATCTGGCGGCTGCGCATCCTCGACGGCGACGGCGGCCGCGAGTGCTCCCCCGCCGACACCGACGCCCCGATATTGGTGATCAGCCAGTTCACGCTGTATGCCAACACCACCAAGGGACGTCGGCCGTCGTGGAACGCGGCGGCGCCCGGACCGGTCGCCGAGCCCCTGGTCGATGCGGTCGTCGCAGCATTGCGGCAGGCCGGCGCCACAGTCGCCACCGGGCGCTTCGGAGCGCACATGCGGGTGCGCCTGGTCAACGACGGTCCGGTGACCGTCATCCTCGACGTCTGA